Proteins encoded by one window of Kribbella italica:
- a CDS encoding acyl-CoA carboxylase subunit beta, translating to MTTAPAKPAKLPRELDPRNPFTRLTQLLDPGSLELITPDDLSGMLAVRGTIAGARVVAFCSDATVMGGAMGDEGCEVVCTAYEVARREELPIIGLWHSGGARLAEGVLSLHAVGKIFYAMTQASGKIPQISVVLGPAAGGAAYGPALTDVVILGPEGRIFVTGPDVVRSVTGEDVDMLRLGGPEPHGRRSGVVHITTDTEAAALEKARQLADLFANQGDVSGEVSDTDLSGLLPESAKRAYDVHPLVGGVLDEDSGVELHQRWAPNIVTTLGRLGGRTVGVIANNPLRLGGCLDALSAEKASRFVRMCDAFGVPMVVLVDVPGYLPGVGQEWDGVVRRGAKLLHAFAESVVPRVTLVTRKTYGGAYIAMNARSLGATRVFAWPRAEVAVMGAVAAIRILHRRKLADVAPELRAQVEAELAAEHEKIAGGIERAREIGVVDEVVEPAKTRSALAAAIATAEENGKVRGRHGNIPL from the coding sequence ATGACCACTGCCCCCGCGAAACCGGCCAAGCTGCCGCGCGAGCTGGACCCGCGCAACCCGTTCACCCGACTCACCCAACTGCTCGACCCCGGCAGCCTCGAGCTGATCACGCCCGACGACCTGTCCGGCATGCTCGCCGTCCGCGGCACGATCGCCGGCGCGCGCGTCGTCGCCTTCTGCTCCGACGCGACCGTGATGGGCGGCGCGATGGGCGACGAGGGCTGCGAGGTCGTCTGTACGGCGTACGAGGTGGCGCGGCGCGAGGAGCTGCCGATCATCGGGCTGTGGCACTCCGGCGGAGCCCGGCTCGCCGAGGGCGTGCTCAGCCTGCACGCCGTCGGCAAGATCTTCTACGCGATGACGCAGGCCTCCGGCAAGATCCCGCAGATCTCCGTCGTGCTCGGCCCCGCGGCCGGCGGTGCGGCGTACGGGCCGGCGCTGACCGACGTGGTGATCCTCGGTCCGGAGGGGCGGATCTTCGTCACCGGCCCGGACGTCGTCCGCTCGGTCACCGGCGAGGACGTCGACATGCTGCGCCTCGGCGGTCCCGAGCCGCACGGCCGGCGCTCCGGCGTCGTCCACATCACCACCGACACCGAGGCCGCCGCGCTCGAGAAGGCGCGCCAGCTGGCCGACCTGTTCGCGAACCAGGGCGACGTGTCCGGCGAGGTGTCCGACACCGATCTGTCCGGGCTGCTGCCGGAGTCGGCCAAGCGCGCGTACGACGTGCACCCGCTGGTCGGCGGCGTGCTCGACGAGGACTCCGGCGTGGAGCTGCACCAGCGCTGGGCGCCGAACATCGTCACCACGCTCGGCCGCCTCGGCGGGCGCACGGTCGGCGTGATCGCGAACAACCCGCTGCGCCTCGGCGGCTGCCTGGACGCGCTGTCGGCGGAGAAGGCGTCGCGGTTCGTCCGGATGTGCGACGCGTTCGGCGTCCCGATGGTGGTGCTGGTCGACGTACCGGGCTATCTGCCGGGCGTCGGGCAGGAGTGGGACGGCGTCGTACGACGGGGTGCCAAGCTGCTGCACGCCTTCGCGGAGTCGGTCGTCCCGCGGGTCACGCTGGTGACGCGCAAGACGTACGGCGGCGCGTACATCGCGATGAACGCGCGCTCGCTCGGAGCGACCCGGGTGTTCGCCTGGCCGCGGGCCGAGGTCGCGGTGATGGGCGCGGTGGCGGCGATCCGGATCCTGCACCGGCGCAAGCTCGCCGACGTCGCGCCGGAGCTGCGCGCGCAGGTCGAGGCCGAGCTGGCCGCCGAGCACGAGAAGATCGCCGGCGGGATCGAGCGGGCCCGGGAGATCGGCGTGGTCGACGAGGTCGTCGAGCCGGCCAAGACCCGGTCCGCTCTGGCCGCGGCGATCGCGACGGCCGAGGAGAACGGCAAGGTCCGAGGACGGCACGGAAACATTCCCTTGTAG
- a CDS encoding beta-ketoacyl-[acyl-carrier-protein] synthase family protein: MSKTRVVITGLGATTPVGGDVASTWEGLLAGRSGAKLLTADWVEELPVKIAAPAAVEPTEIIERVKARRLDRNAQFAVVAAREAWADSGLADVELDKTRLGVAIATGIGGLLTTLTNYDALRSGPRRVSPLAIPMLMPNSAAANVGLELGALAGVQTPVSACASSNEAISLAADQIRLGRADIVVAGGAEGSIAGLPLAAFGQMMALSKRNDDPERASRPWDVDRDGFLLGEGAGVLVLETYEHAVARGAKIYAEFAGAGITADGHDIVQPDPTGSGAERAMLQALREGDLAAGDIVHINAHATSTPTGDVAEAIAIRKALGSATDHAIATAPKSMVGHLLGAAGAVESIATVLALHHRVVPPTINVDKVDDGVDLDIATEQRKLPDGDVAALNNSFGFGGHNVALAFKSI, encoded by the coding sequence ATGTCGAAGACCCGAGTCGTGATCACCGGGCTCGGAGCGACGACCCCGGTCGGGGGCGACGTCGCCAGTACCTGGGAAGGCCTGCTGGCCGGCCGGTCCGGCGCCAAGCTGCTGACCGCCGACTGGGTCGAGGAACTGCCGGTGAAGATCGCGGCTCCGGCCGCGGTCGAACCGACCGAGATCATCGAGCGGGTCAAGGCCCGCCGCCTGGACCGCAACGCGCAGTTCGCCGTGGTCGCCGCCCGCGAGGCCTGGGCCGACTCCGGCCTGGCCGACGTCGAGCTGGACAAGACCCGCCTGGGCGTCGCGATCGCCACCGGGATCGGCGGCCTGCTCACCACGCTGACCAACTACGATGCGCTGCGCAGCGGCCCGCGCCGGGTCTCGCCGCTGGCGATCCCGATGCTGATGCCGAACTCCGCGGCCGCCAACGTCGGCCTCGAGCTCGGCGCGCTGGCCGGCGTCCAGACCCCGGTCTCGGCGTGCGCCTCCAGCAACGAGGCGATCTCGCTGGCCGCCGACCAGATCCGGCTCGGCCGCGCCGACATCGTCGTCGCCGGTGGCGCCGAGGGGTCGATCGCCGGGCTGCCGCTGGCCGCGTTCGGCCAGATGATGGCGCTCAGCAAGCGCAACGACGACCCGGAGCGCGCGTCGCGTCCGTGGGACGTCGACCGCGACGGCTTCCTGCTCGGTGAGGGCGCCGGCGTCCTGGTCCTGGAGACCTACGAGCACGCGGTCGCCCGCGGCGCGAAGATCTACGCCGAGTTCGCCGGCGCCGGCATCACCGCCGACGGCCACGACATCGTGCAGCCCGACCCGACCGGTTCCGGCGCCGAGCGCGCGATGCTGCAGGCGCTGCGCGAGGGCGACCTGGCGGCCGGCGACATCGTGCACATCAACGCGCACGCGACCTCCACCCCGACCGGTGACGTCGCCGAGGCGATCGCGATCCGCAAGGCGCTCGGCAGCGCGACCGACCACGCGATCGCCACCGCGCCGAAGTCGATGGTCGGTCACCTGCTCGGCGCGGCCGGTGCGGTCGAGTCGATCGCCACGGTGCTCGCGCTGCACCACCGCGTCGTACCGCCGACGATCAACGTCGACAAGGTGGACGACGGCGTCGACCTCGACATCGCCACCGAGCAGCGCAAGCTGCCCGACGGTGACGTCGCGGCGCTGAACAACTCCTTCGGCTTCGGCGGGCACAACGTCGCCCTGGCCTTCAAGTCGATCTGA
- a CDS encoding acyl carrier protein yields MASTEEIRSNLAEIVNEIAGIPVEDVQLDKSFTDDLDVDSLSMVEVVVAAEEKFSVKIPDDEVKNLKTVGDAVAFIERAQNG; encoded by the coding sequence ATGGCCAGCACCGAAGAGATCCGCAGCAACCTCGCCGAGATCGTCAACGAGATCGCGGGGATCCCGGTCGAGGACGTCCAGCTGGACAAGTCCTTCACCGACGACCTCGACGTCGACTCGCTCTCCATGGTGGAGGTCGTGGTGGCCGCCGAGGAGAAGTTCAGCGTGAAGATCCCCGACGACGAGGTCAAGAACCTGAAGACCGTCGGCGACGCGGTCGCGTTCATCGAGCGCGCCCAGAACGGCTGA
- a CDS encoding beta-ketoacyl-ACP synthase III codes for MTGSIASVQGAEHTAVLGMGAYRPRTVVPNSVILEQIDSSDEWIRTRSGIRERRWAEPDETVLMMSVEAAKEALRDSGIDPAQIGCVVVATVTHLYQTPAIATQIAVGVGAPTAAAFDISAACAGFCYGVAMASDLVRGGSAKYVLAIGVERLSDITDRTDRSTAFIFADGAGAAVIGPSDEPGIGPVVWGSDGTQHELISQKESWQEAAGSYNWPNLKMDGNPVFRWAAYEMARAAQQALDVAGVSAEDLDLFVPHQANMRITDAMRRALKLPEHVKVARDIERQGNTSAASVPLAISAMRESGEAKSGDLALIIGFGAGLVYAGQVIRIP; via the coding sequence ATGACCGGTTCGATCGCGAGCGTCCAGGGTGCCGAGCACACCGCCGTACTCGGCATGGGCGCCTACCGCCCGCGGACGGTCGTGCCGAACTCGGTGATCCTCGAGCAGATCGACTCCAGCGACGAGTGGATCCGGACCCGGTCCGGGATCCGCGAGCGGCGCTGGGCCGAGCCCGACGAGACCGTGCTGATGATGTCGGTCGAGGCCGCCAAGGAAGCGCTGCGCGACTCCGGCATCGACCCGGCGCAGATCGGCTGCGTCGTCGTCGCCACCGTCACCCACCTGTACCAGACCCCCGCGATCGCGACCCAGATCGCGGTCGGGGTCGGCGCCCCCACGGCCGCCGCGTTCGACATCTCGGCCGCCTGCGCCGGCTTCTGCTACGGGGTCGCGATGGCCAGTGACCTGGTCCGCGGCGGCAGTGCGAAGTACGTGCTCGCGATCGGCGTCGAGCGCCTGAGCGACATCACCGACCGGACCGACCGCAGTACGGCGTTCATCTTCGCCGACGGCGCCGGCGCGGCCGTGATCGGCCCGTCCGACGAGCCGGGCATCGGCCCGGTGGTCTGGGGCTCCGACGGCACGCAGCACGAACTGATCAGCCAGAAGGAGTCCTGGCAGGAGGCGGCCGGCAGCTACAACTGGCCGAACCTGAAGATGGACGGCAACCCGGTCTTCCGCTGGGCGGCGTACGAGATGGCCAGGGCCGCGCAGCAGGCGCTGGACGTGGCCGGCGTCAGCGCCGAGGACCTGGACCTGTTCGTGCCGCACCAGGCGAACATGCGGATCACCGACGCGATGCGGCGGGCGCTGAAGCTGCCCGAGCACGTCAAGGTCGCCCGCGACATCGAGCGGCAGGGCAACACCTCGGCCGCGTCGGTCCCGCTCGCGATCAGCGCGATGCGCGAGAGTGGCGAGGCGAAGAGCGGCGACCTCGCGCTCATCATCGGGTTCGGGGCCGGACTGGTGTACGCCGGTCAGGTCATCCGCATCCCGTAG
- a CDS encoding acyltransferase domain-containing protein: protein MLVIVAPGQGAQAPGFLEPWLEDPVFENRLNWLSAVAGLDLAHYGTKADADTIRDTAIAQPLLVASSMLAALAVFPHPGDAFQKMGALAGHSVGEIAAAVGAGVISAEQAMVLVRERGKAMAAAAALTPTSMTAVLGGDRDEILAKLTQYGLTAANDNGPGQIVAAGTVEELAALAADPPAKARLIPLSVAGAFHTRHMEPAVQTLAGYANSITTHDPRTRLISNRDGQVVHDGRDVLQRLVQQVNAPVRWDLCMQTMADLQVTGILEMTPAGTLTGIARRALKGVETFALKTPDQLDDARAFVDKHGSPSEIDASPTWRLLVAPMKGTFTREAQVKRETGDAVEAGEVVASVKSLRDELEVRAPHGGIVVEWLVEEGDPVAPGQPLVRLHPSGGN from the coding sequence GTGCTCGTCATCGTCGCGCCCGGTCAGGGCGCCCAGGCCCCAGGTTTCCTCGAGCCGTGGCTGGAGGACCCAGTCTTCGAGAACCGGCTGAACTGGCTGTCCGCGGTCGCCGGTCTCGACCTCGCCCACTACGGCACCAAGGCCGACGCGGACACCATCCGCGACACCGCGATCGCGCAGCCGCTGCTGGTCGCGTCCAGCATGCTCGCCGCGCTGGCGGTCTTCCCGCACCCCGGTGACGCGTTCCAGAAGATGGGCGCGCTGGCCGGGCACAGTGTCGGCGAGATCGCCGCGGCCGTCGGGGCCGGCGTGATCAGCGCCGAGCAGGCGATGGTCCTGGTCCGCGAGCGTGGCAAGGCGATGGCCGCCGCGGCCGCGCTGACCCCGACCTCGATGACCGCCGTCCTGGGCGGCGACCGGGACGAGATCCTGGCCAAGCTCACGCAGTACGGGCTGACCGCGGCCAACGACAACGGCCCCGGCCAGATCGTTGCCGCCGGCACCGTCGAGGAGCTGGCCGCGCTGGCGGCCGACCCGCCGGCCAAGGCCCGGCTGATCCCGCTCTCGGTGGCCGGGGCGTTCCACACCCGCCACATGGAACCCGCCGTACAGACCCTGGCCGGGTACGCCAACTCGATCACCACCCACGACCCGCGGACGCGGCTGATCTCGAACCGCGACGGCCAGGTCGTGCACGACGGCCGCGACGTCCTGCAGCGGCTGGTCCAGCAGGTCAACGCGCCGGTCCGCTGGGACCTGTGCATGCAGACGATGGCCGACCTGCAGGTCACCGGCATCCTGGAGATGACCCCGGCCGGCACGCTGACCGGGATCGCCCGGCGGGCGCTGAAGGGGGTCGAGACGTTCGCGCTGAAGACGCCGGACCAGCTCGACGACGCCCGCGCGTTCGTCGACAAGCACGGCAGCCCGTCGGAGATCGACGCGTCGCCGACCTGGCGGCTGCTGGTCGCGCCGATGAAGGGCACCTTCACCCGCGAGGCGCAGGTCAAGCGCGAGACCGGTGACGCGGTCGAGGCCGGCGAGGTGGTCGCGTCGGTGAAGAGCCTGCGCGACGAGCTCGAGGTGCGTGCGCCGCACGGCGGCATCGTCGTCGAGTGGCTGGTCGAGGAGGGCGACCCCGTCGCCCCCGGGCAGCCGCTGGTGCGGCTGCACCCGAGCGGAGGAAACTGA
- a CDS encoding PucR family transcriptional regulator — MAKGKGHVARAERLQGATGALATAAMAAMDEELPWFRTLSAQDRSWIGLVAQSGITAFVDWFRDPEANSSMPTRMFGSAPREFTRVISLHQTVELLRTTIEMIENTIGDLLPEDDVPAVREAMQRYAREVAFAAATVYAQAAEMRGAWDARLEALVVDSVIRGEADESVRSRASALGWTGASGSSEVAVVVGRALEGESGTANVADSVRAAAREAGADALCAMQGDRLVVVLGGTSKPVEIVQKLAAWFGPGPIVVGPVVKDLMSAVTSARAAVAGLRAAPAWPGAPRPVHADELLPERSLSGDGHARRQLATDVYGPLTIGDGVLLDTVSAYLDSGGSIEATARTMFIHANTVRYRLKRVGEITGYSPGNPRDAFTLRVALALGRLLNREPGTTVL, encoded by the coding sequence ATGGCTAAGGGCAAAGGGCATGTGGCTCGGGCTGAGCGGTTGCAGGGGGCTACGGGGGCGCTTGCCACGGCGGCGATGGCGGCTATGGATGAGGAGTTGCCCTGGTTCAGGACGTTGTCGGCGCAGGATCGGTCGTGGATCGGGTTGGTGGCGCAGTCGGGGATCACGGCGTTCGTGGACTGGTTTCGCGATCCGGAGGCGAACTCTTCGATGCCGACGCGGATGTTCGGGTCCGCGCCGCGGGAGTTCACGCGGGTGATCAGCCTGCACCAGACGGTCGAGTTGTTGCGGACCACGATCGAGATGATCGAGAACACGATCGGCGATCTGCTGCCGGAGGACGACGTGCCGGCGGTGCGGGAGGCAATGCAGCGGTACGCGCGGGAGGTGGCGTTCGCGGCGGCGACGGTCTACGCGCAGGCGGCGGAGATGCGGGGCGCGTGGGACGCTCGGCTCGAGGCGCTGGTGGTGGACTCGGTGATTCGGGGCGAGGCGGACGAGTCGGTGCGGTCGCGGGCGTCGGCGCTGGGGTGGACCGGTGCCAGCGGATCATCAGAGGTGGCCGTCGTGGTGGGAAGGGCGCTCGAAGGAGAGTCCGGTACGGCGAACGTCGCGGACTCCGTCCGGGCGGCGGCGCGGGAGGCCGGGGCCGACGCGTTGTGCGCGATGCAGGGCGACCGGCTGGTCGTAGTACTCGGTGGTACGAGTAAACCTGTGGAGATCGTACAAAAGCTGGCCGCGTGGTTCGGACCTGGTCCGATCGTCGTCGGCCCGGTCGTCAAGGACCTGATGTCGGCCGTCACGTCGGCTCGCGCGGCGGTCGCCGGACTGCGCGCCGCACCCGCCTGGCCGGGCGCTCCGCGTCCGGTCCACGCCGACGAACTGCTGCCCGAGCGGTCCCTGTCCGGCGACGGTCACGCCCGTCGCCAGCTCGCCACCGACGTCTACGGCCCGCTCACGATAGGCGATGGAGTCCTCCTGGACACCGTCAGCGCGTACCTGGACTCCGGCGGTTCGATCGAGGCGACGGCCCGCACGATGTTCATCCACGCCAATACCGTCCGGTACCGGCTGAAGCGTGTGGGCGAAATCACCGGCTACTCCCCGGGCAACCCGCGAGACGCTTTCACGTTGCGTGTCGCACTGGCACTGGGCCGCCTGCTCAACCGCGAGCCGGGTACGACGGTTTTGTAG